A region of Methanocorpusculum labreanum Z DNA encodes the following proteins:
- a CDS encoding 30S ribosomal protein S7, translated as MTEEAATSKILLFNKWDMSEVVVKDAGMVRYVTITSTEVPSSCGRLTQQQFTKSEMAIVERLINRLMQQEYNTGKKMMCTKMVMDAFDVINKKTKQNPLQVLVDAVANAGPREETVRLKYGGINVPKSVDSAPIRRVNTALRYIALATWKGSHKTKKPAYLVLADELIMAAKGDAKCFSVGKKEEVERIAKSAR; from the coding sequence ATGACCGAAGAAGCAGCAACCAGCAAGATCCTTCTCTTTAACAAGTGGGATATGAGCGAAGTCGTCGTCAAAGACGCCGGCATGGTCAGATACGTCACTATCACCTCAACCGAAGTTCCAAGCAGCTGCGGCAGACTTACCCAGCAGCAGTTTACCAAGAGCGAAATGGCGATCGTCGAAAGACTCATCAACCGTCTCATGCAGCAGGAGTACAACACCGGTAAGAAGATGATGTGCACCAAGATGGTCATGGACGCGTTCGATGTCATCAACAAGAAGACCAAGCAGAACCCGCTTCAGGTCCTTGTCGACGCCGTAGCCAATGCAGGACCCCGCGAAGAGACCGTTCGTCTGAAGTACGGCGGTATCAACGTTCCAAAGTCCGTCGACTCGGCCCCGATCCGCCGCGTCAACACGGCTCTCAGATACATTGCTCTTGCAACCTGGAAAGGTTCGCACAAAACAAAGAAGCCGGCATATCTTGTGCTCGCCGATGAACTCATCATGGCGGCAAAAGGCGATGCAAAATGCTTCTCTGTTGGAAAGAAGGAAGAAGTCGAACGGATTGCAAAATCCGCACGGTGA
- a CDS encoding 30S ribosomal protein S12 — translation MGQGKFAARNLVRTAKKFRWSDSVYSRRALKLKLKADPLEGAPIGRAIVLEKVGVEAKQPNSAIRKCVRVQLIKNGRQVTAFAVGDGAINFIDEHDEVTICGIGGRAGRSMGDIPGVRFVVSGVNGVSLNELVIGRAEKARR, via the coding sequence ATGGGACAGGGAAAATTCGCAGCTAGAAATCTCGTTCGCACCGCAAAGAAATTCCGGTGGAGCGACTCAGTTTACTCGCGCAGAGCACTTAAACTGAAACTGAAAGCAGATCCCCTCGAGGGAGCACCAATCGGACGCGCAATCGTTCTTGAAAAGGTCGGTGTGGAAGCAAAACAGCCGAACTCGGCAATCAGAAAATGTGTCCGTGTTCAGCTGATCAAAAACGGCCGCCAGGTCACCGCCTTCGCGGTCGGCGACGGTGCCATCAACTTCATTGATGAACACGACGAAGTTACCATTTGTGGTATCGGTGGTCGTGCAGGCCGTTCAATGGGTGATATCCCCGGTGTCCGTTTCGTTGTAAGCGGCGTCAACGGCGTCTCACTTAACGAACTTGTTATCGGACGTGCCGAGAAAGCAAGAAGGTAA
- a CDS encoding 6-carboxytetrahydropterin synthase has protein sequence MVTRIYKETHFDASHRLMHYEGKCSRLHGHRWSVEVWMDGTPDEKSRILLDYNIIKNIINVYDHQVVLNKDDPMVEALSRFQTPVLTNGDPTSELLAEDIRERLNTFCREHDLSARVAKLRVWESEGCYAEVFAE, from the coding sequence ATGGTTACCCGGATCTATAAAGAAACCCACTTCGATGCATCCCACCGTCTGATGCATTACGAAGGCAAATGTTCCAGGCTGCATGGTCACCGCTGGAGTGTTGAGGTCTGGATGGATGGAACGCCCGACGAAAAATCACGGATCCTGCTTGATTACAATATCATCAAAAACATCATCAACGTCTACGATCATCAGGTCGTTTTGAATAAAGACGATCCGATGGTGGAGGCCCTTTCCCGATTCCAGACACCGGTTCTTACAAACGGCGACCCGACAAGCGAACTTCTGGCAGAAGATATTCGCGAACGGCTCAACACGTTCTGCAGAGAGCATGATCTGAGCGCCCGGGTCGCAAAACTGCGGGTATGGGAGTCGGAAGGCTGCTATGCCGAGGTCTTTGCAGAATGA
- a CDS encoding 7-carboxy-7-deazaguanine synthase QueE, protein MRVTETFVSLQGEGERQGMPCFFLRLSGCNLRCAWCDTEYSFEKGTDRSVDELVKEIADSGLSYVCVTGGEPLLQKEELIPLLEILAAADIHVDIETNGTIPFDDVSAYASICMDVKCPSSGEMSDLSLLSALTENDCVKFVIGDEADYLYMVEVLAAHKPKAPVCITPVFGTDTKWLVETIIAERLPVRFQLQLHKVVNVQ, encoded by the coding sequence ATGAGAGTCACCGAAACGTTTGTGAGTCTGCAGGGAGAAGGCGAAAGACAGGGTATGCCCTGTTTTTTCCTCAGGCTTTCGGGCTGTAATCTCCGATGCGCCTGGTGCGACACCGAATACTCGTTCGAGAAAGGGACCGACAGAAGCGTGGATGAACTCGTGAAAGAGATCGCGGACTCCGGTCTTTCCTATGTCTGCGTGACGGGAGGCGAACCCCTTCTCCAGAAAGAGGAGCTGATTCCCCTTCTGGAGATCCTTGCGGCCGCTGATATCCATGTGGATATCGAAACGAACGGTACGATCCCGTTCGACGATGTTTCGGCGTATGCGTCCATTTGTATGGATGTGAAGTGCCCTTCTTCCGGGGAGATGAGCGATCTGTCGCTTTTGTCGGCCCTTACGGAAAACGACTGTGTGAAATTCGTGATCGGCGACGAGGCGGATTATCTGTATATGGTCGAGGTCCTCGCCGCCCATAAACCGAAAGCCCCGGTCTGTATCACGCCCGTATTCGGCACGGATACGAAGTGGCTCGTTGAAACGATCATAGCTGAACGTCTGCCGGTCAGATTCCAGCTTCAGCTGCATAAAGTGGTGAATGTACAATGA
- the queC gene encoding 7-cyano-7-deazaguanine synthase QueC yields the protein MKKAVCLLSGGMDSTTLAFVAKKMGYDILALHVNYGQRTERKELEAAKKVADVLGVVEFLEISLDYFKKFGASSLTDMNIEVEAGVLGRADNPNTYVPFRNGNLISIATSYCESRDGEAIFIGVQSGDHTGYPDCTPRFIEAMQHAIYVGTQTEKSIELLTPFVMMNKTDILKEGMELCVPYEHTWSCYSENDEACGVCSSCLARLKAFADLGMEDPIPYKK from the coding sequence ATGAAAAAAGCAGTATGCCTCCTTTCAGGAGGAATGGACTCCACGACTCTTGCCTTTGTTGCAAAGAAGATGGGGTATGATATTCTGGCCCTTCACGTGAATTACGGTCAGAGAACGGAAAGAAAAGAACTTGAAGCTGCAAAGAAGGTAGCAGACGTCCTTGGCGTGGTGGAATTTCTGGAGATTTCTCTGGATTACTTCAAGAAGTTTGGAGCGAGCAGTCTGACCGATATGAACATCGAAGTGGAAGCCGGCGTGCTTGGCAGAGCGGATAATCCGAATACGTATGTGCCGTTCAGAAATGGGAATCTGATTTCGATCGCGACGTCCTACTGCGAATCGCGTGACGGCGAGGCGATTTTCATCGGCGTCCAGTCAGGCGACCACACAGGATATCCGGACTGTACTCCCCGGTTCATCGAGGCGATGCAGCATGCCATTTATGTCGGGACCCAGACGGAAAAGTCGATTGAACTGCTGACTCCTTTTGTTATGATGAACAAGACCGATATCCTGAAGGAAGGGATGGAATTGTGCGTTCCGTATGAGCATACCTGGTCCTGTTATTCGGAGAACGATGAGGCTTGCGGGGTATGTTCATCCTGTCTTGCACGGCTGAAGGCTTTTGCCGACCTCGGGATGGAAGATCCGATCCCCTATAAAAAATAA
- a CDS encoding 4Fe-4S dicluster domain-containing protein, whose protein sequence is MKMLKTILKQFFDKPATTTFPYTPLENFEGTRGHLVFDPSKCTSCMMCMKRCPSQAITVQRAEKIWTLDRFRCVMCGNCVDVCKFDVLSMEREYAKSATPTERGVETYEITYVKPERPKKETAE, encoded by the coding sequence ATGAAGATGCTTAAAACGATCCTGAAACAGTTCTTCGACAAGCCTGCGACGACGACGTTCCCGTATACTCCGCTGGAAAATTTCGAGGGGACACGGGGTCATCTGGTCTTCGATCCGTCGAAGTGCACGTCATGCATGATGTGTATGAAACGGTGTCCTTCGCAGGCGATCACCGTTCAGCGGGCCGAAAAGATCTGGACACTCGACCGGTTCCGCTGTGTTATGTGCGGGAACTGTGTTGATGTGTGTAAGTTCGATGTTCTCTCGATGGAACGGGAATACGCGAAGTCCGCGACCCCGACGGAGCGGGGCGTCGAGACCTACGAGATCACGTATGTGAAACCCGAGCGGCCGAAAAAGGAAACCGCAGAGTAA
- a CDS encoding NADH-quinone oxidoreductase subunit C codes for MNMKIDPIQAADVQKTAGTMRSGGYRLVVITCTPADEGYYITYSFEKEADLRHYRITAAEGMTIPSIGSSYGGAFVYENEIHDLYGFTFEGMSLDFGGTFIKTSVPYPFKKKEQPAPTVTVVKEDKE; via the coding sequence ATGAATATGAAAATCGACCCAATACAGGCTGCCGATGTGCAGAAAACCGCCGGCACCATGAGATCCGGCGGCTACCGGCTGGTTGTCATTACCTGCACGCCGGCCGACGAAGGCTACTATATCACCTACTCATTCGAAAAGGAGGCGGATCTTCGGCATTACCGCATTACCGCTGCCGAAGGGATGACGATCCCGTCGATCGGGTCATCCTACGGCGGGGCATTCGTGTACGAAAACGAGATCCACGATCTGTATGGGTTTACGTTTGAAGGGATGTCTCTGGATTTCGGCGGAACGTTCATCAAAACATCCGTTCCTTATCCGTTCAAAAAGAAGGAGCAGCCGGCGCCTACGGTGACCGTCGTTAAGGAGGATAAAGAATGA
- a CDS encoding NADH-quinone oxidoreductase subunit B family protein, with protein sequence MSSASKSPWLLHYNASSCNGCDIEILAALTPVYDVERFGIINTGNPAHADIFVVTGGVNEQNKVVLKNLYDQIPEPKVVVAVGICASSGGVFRDCYNISGGVDTIIPVDVYVPGCSVRPEALIEGIVKALGVLEEKRAALEAKK encoded by the coding sequence ATGAGTTCGGCATCAAAATCCCCCTGGCTTCTCCATTACAATGCGTCCAGCTGTAATGGATGCGATATCGAGATCCTTGCCGCCTTAACGCCGGTGTACGACGTCGAGCGGTTTGGGATCATCAATACCGGAAACCCTGCGCACGCCGATATCTTTGTGGTAACGGGCGGGGTGAACGAACAGAACAAAGTTGTTCTGAAAAATCTCTACGACCAGATCCCCGAACCGAAAGTAGTGGTCGCGGTCGGAATCTGCGCATCGAGCGGCGGTGTTTTCCGCGACTGCTATAATATTTCCGGCGGCGTTGATACGATCATCCCGGTGGATGTGTATGTTCCCGGATGTTCCGTCCGTCCCGAGGCGCTTATCGAGGGAATTGTCAAGGCTCTCGGCGTTCTGGAAGAGAAACGTGCAGCTCTGGAGGCAAAAAAATGA
- a CDS encoding NADH-quinone oxidoreductase subunit H, with the protein MDIMFLVGAVAFLILAPIFGGLLTGCDRVLTARFQSRVGPPFLQPFYDVAKLWHKEKAFSNPVEIIFTTAYLLLIVFTGMMYATGGSFLFVVFSLALAHTFLILAAYAANAPFSNIGAERELLGVMIAEPILILLAVGFYMVSGSFETFHMLTLDVPGIVYLPGVFIALIAVLTLKLRKSPFDISTSHHAHQELVKGVTTSLSGRSLAKVEIAHWYEMMIFLSMILIFFANYPGLSAIAIVLAFLLEIVIDNVFPRVTWKMTVKSLWIITLVFGVGNIVILGIFGGMLL; encoded by the coding sequence ATGGATATAATGTTTCTTGTAGGGGCGGTGGCCTTTCTGATACTTGCCCCGATCTTCGGCGGCCTTCTTACCGGATGCGACCGGGTACTGACTGCCCGTTTCCAGTCAAGGGTCGGCCCGCCGTTCCTTCAGCCGTTCTACGATGTGGCCAAACTCTGGCATAAGGAGAAGGCGTTCTCCAATCCTGTCGAGATCATCTTCACGACGGCATACTTACTCCTGATCGTATTTACCGGAATGATGTACGCGACCGGGGGCAGTTTCCTGTTTGTCGTCTTCTCGCTCGCACTCGCCCACACCTTCCTGATCCTTGCCGCGTATGCCGCGAACGCTCCGTTCTCCAACATAGGGGCGGAACGTGAACTTCTCGGCGTTATGATCGCCGAACCGATCCTGATCCTGCTTGCCGTAGGATTCTATATGGTCAGCGGAAGTTTCGAGACATTCCATATGCTGACTCTGGATGTACCAGGAATCGTTTATCTTCCCGGTGTGTTCATTGCTCTGATTGCGGTCCTGACGCTCAAACTGAGAAAATCGCCGTTCGATATCTCGACCTCGCACCATGCCCATCAGGAACTGGTGAAAGGCGTGACCACCTCGCTTTCGGGCAGGAGCCTTGCCAAAGTCGAGATCGCCCACTGGTACGAGATGATGATCTTCCTTTCCATGATTCTCATCTTCTTTGCCAATTATCCGGGACTTTCCGCAATTGCGATCGTTCTCGCGTTCCTTCTGGAAATCGTCATCGATAATGTCTTCCCGCGTGTGACCTGGAAGATGACGGTCAAGAGTCTGTGGATCATCACCCTCGTCTTTGGTGTTGGAAACATTGTCATACTCGGTATCTTTGGAGGTATGTTATTATGA
- a CDS encoding NADH-quinone oxidoreductase subunit 5 family protein, translated as MYPPELIAILILLLVPVCAAALLAVFKPDLVRNILVGITSVIIIGTSIFLAWKAFLAPVSVTLENTEWIGILLFIVDLAIALIILGLSIKYRKILPLILSGIQLILIVILELFGVTGPHAIKTFTVSSLSAIMVLIIGIIGTLICVYALGYMKDYHEHQIGVPVRKRYFFAVMFIFLSAMFGLVLSNNLMWVLCAWEITTLCSFLLIGYSRTPEAVKNAFRAVWMNLIGGICFTLAIFFLLRINSPVSLLSVNNLLNFPNVSLLTIPLALIAVAGLTKAAQMPFSTWLTGAMVAPTPVSALLHSSTMVKAGVYLLVLFAPLFSQTWVGIFLALIGAFTFLVTSALAISQSNAKKVLAYSTIANLGLITACAGIGTAEAIEAAILLIIFHAVAKALLFLCVGAVEHKIGSRDIEDMDGLLVRLPLLATMMVIGICGMYLAPFGMLISKWIALEAFITAPFGCVFASLLAFGSAFTIFFWTKWLGKLFMRMNRPPAEKITLHFSEKISVIVMGILVVACCLGFPAIISGVIIPYLDRIHPYFYQPNNGLFFFDTLVMLGLMAAILVFLVIGAFLGSKEGRPIPPYLGGRAVDTEGRFLGSLGVYKEAKASNYYLEEYCGENVLLKPSWVISGILLIVMLVLGFMGVMIWI; from the coding sequence GATCTTGTCCGCAATATCCTCGTAGGCATAACTTCGGTCATTATTATCGGGACGTCCATCTTCCTCGCTTGGAAAGCATTCCTTGCTCCCGTATCTGTGACCCTTGAGAATACCGAATGGATCGGCATTCTGTTATTCATCGTCGACCTGGCAATTGCCCTCATAATTCTGGGACTGTCCATAAAATATCGGAAAATACTTCCGCTCATTCTTTCCGGGATCCAGCTCATCCTTATCGTGATCCTCGAACTCTTCGGTGTTACCGGACCCCATGCAATAAAAACGTTCACGGTCAGCAGTCTTTCCGCGATCATGGTTCTTATCATCGGAATAATCGGAACGCTGATCTGCGTCTATGCTCTTGGCTACATGAAGGATTATCATGAACACCAGATCGGTGTTCCGGTGAGGAAACGCTACTTCTTTGCCGTGATGTTCATCTTCCTCTCGGCAATGTTCGGGCTGGTTCTCTCGAACAATCTGATGTGGGTTTTGTGCGCCTGGGAAATAACCACGCTCTGCTCCTTCCTTCTGATCGGGTACTCCCGCACCCCCGAAGCAGTGAAAAATGCGTTCCGTGCCGTGTGGATGAACCTGATCGGCGGGATATGCTTTACCCTGGCGATATTCTTCCTGCTTCGCATCAATTCGCCGGTAAGTCTTCTCTCGGTAAACAACCTGCTCAACTTCCCGAACGTCTCTCTTCTCACGATACCTCTGGCATTGATCGCCGTCGCGGGATTGACCAAGGCAGCTCAGATGCCGTTTTCCACCTGGCTTACGGGGGCAATGGTCGCTCCGACACCGGTCTCCGCCCTGCTCCACTCAAGTACCATGGTCAAGGCCGGCGTCTACCTTCTGGTCCTTTTCGCCCCGCTCTTCTCGCAGACCTGGGTTGGTATCTTCCTTGCTTTGATCGGGGCATTCACCTTCCTTGTGACCTCGGCTCTGGCAATCTCGCAGAGTAATGCGAAGAAAGTTCTTGCCTACTCCACGATCGCCAATCTCGGTCTGATCACCGCATGTGCCGGTATAGGCACGGCAGAGGCTATCGAAGCGGCTATCCTTTTGATCATCTTCCATGCGGTCGCCAAGGCGCTGCTCTTCCTTTGCGTCGGCGCAGTCGAACACAAGATCGGCAGCCGGGACATCGAGGATATGGACGGACTTCTGGTCCGTCTCCCGCTCTTGGCAACGATGATGGTCATTGGTATCTGCGGCATGTATCTTGCGCCGTTTGGTATGCTCATTTCCAAGTGGATAGCTCTGGAAGCCTTCATCACCGCTCCGTTTGGATGCGTCTTCGCATCTCTTCTTGCCTTTGGAAGTGCGTTTACCATATTCTTCTGGACCAAATGGCTCGGAAAACTGTTCATGAGAATGAACAGACCGCCGGCAGAAAAGATCACCCTGCACTTCTCCGAAAAAATTTCGGTCATCGTCATGGGGATTCTCGTGGTTGCCTGCTGTCTCGGGTTCCCGGCGATCATCTCCGGCGTGATCATTCCGTATCTCGACAGGATTCACCCGTACTTCTATCAGCCGAATAACGGATTATTCTTCTTCGATACCCTGGTCATGCTTGGTCTCATGGCGGCAATTCTCGTCTTCCTTGTGATCGGGGCTTTCCTCGGATCCAAAGAAGGCAGACCCATTCCGCCTTATCTTGGCGGCCGTGCGGTCGATACGGAAGGCAGGTTCCTCGGCTCCCTTGGCGTCTACAAAGAGGCGAAGGCCTCGAACTATTATCTCGAAGAATACTGCGGTGAGAACGTGCTTCTCAAACCCTCCTGGGTTATCTCGGGAATCCTTCTCATCGTGATGCTTGTTCTCGGATTTATGGGGGTGATGATATGGATATAA